The window ATATTATTGTACTGTTTTCTGTGAAAAAAGCGACTTTCTGTATTACAGATATAATTTGGTAAGAAACATACTAATGCTAAAATAGGACGACAAAAAGaatagaacaaacaataaaaggaGAAGATTCTCCATTTCTGCCTGTTTTACCTGTTTACTAATTTTAACGTATTCCGCATTTTGTTCGCGCAAAACTAACCTGTTTGTTTTGCTGAACTTCGCGTAAAGCGACACGAGAGCAAACTGCGCCGTTTgttcctaattgagcagtgtaagattagagggaaagcaactaaccatcaccaccctactactcttttaccaacgaataatgggattgatcgaatattataacattaccaaggctgaaagagcaagcatgtttggtataacggggattcgaacccacgaacctcagattgcgagtcaagcgccctaactccctggccattctgggcccaGAATTAACTTTCAAACTAAGAAAATTgtgcaaacaaaatattattaaaatacaaatgaaactaaactttaacatttataaactagTTAACTTAAAAAAGAGTTTAGTTTATTCTTACTTGAATATCGTTATTCATTTTGTATTGAGATAATTGCTCTTCTAAGGATGTTGACCAACCATTACTAGTTTTTCTGCTCTCTGAAGCAGGTCGCAGCATTGGGTATTCTTTCTGGCCCTTTCCCGGGAAGGTCTGTAGTTGAGTTTTAACTGCTGTAACATGAGACATCATCGTAGTATCATCAGAAACTTCTGTTATTAACTCTGTGTCGGGGAGATAAGATTCTGTAGGTGTTTCTGGATTATCTTCAGTACTTGATATCAGGGCTTTTTGTGCGATGTTATTCTGgtagttttttttatgtattatatcaaGCTCATGCTTTACAGGCCTTTTGAAGTTTTTTGAGGAAGATACATAATTCCTTAACAGGTCAGTAAACGATTTTGgtttctttacattatttttgtactCATAATCTGTATTTTCTGGTATATTATTATTGATGGGATTGAGTGTTTGGTCCCAAGTAAAAGAATACTCATAGGGATATTCATAATCGTCTAAATAGTCTTCCTGATTGAATTCTCGCAAGAGAGCTGCCCACTCTGAAGCAGATAGATGTTGAATCGAGTCGTGGAAAGCAGGGTGTGGGAGCAATAAATAGAGATCTCTGGGTGAGACATCGTAGAGAGGGTACATCTCTGGATAATTTATAGCTGGAAGAGTATCTTCATAGTCCTTCAAGAGGCTGTACACATCACGACTTGAGCTTTCTTTTGGGATTTCGGGGAACACGTAGTCGTCATATAAAGGATAAGAGACTGTAAGCCTTAATCCCACGTCCATAAACAACAGAGCATTGATTGAGAAATAAAGCATTCTTATAATCTTTACCATCATTCTTTCACGTTATGTCGATAAatctgaaagaaagaaacaataactcTTCATAATTCAGTTTTCGTGGAATGAATGGTTGGTTATCTAGATGCGATATAATACTTCTGATGGCCCTAGCTAAAagcaaaatcttttatttttctaactaaaAGGATTATTCTGCAAAAGGTTTGACAAACATATCTGAAACTTTATCACTACATCCAGATGTAAGTGCTAAagcaaattaaaagtttttttttaaatcgcttTTTACCAGTGTTCGAATAATTTTTCCagtgtttttgaaaataaaacaatggaaCTAAAGACGAATTGGTAGAATGGTAATCTCTTCTCAAATGGAATCAATTGTTTTGATTGTTTCTTGAGAAAACTTatcattaaaattgaaaaaaaaaaatttcagaatTAACAAAATGActtatttcacaaatattaaagCAGGCTACAGCAACTGATTAAACACGAAACAAAGCAAAATCTTGGAAGTGGTAGTATTACTACTTACAACTTGAACCGTATCTTATATCTTATGTACTTTATAACTAAACAGCTGGGTTAGAGACCCACTAGGGTTCACGTATAGTTAATTTTGAACTTTTATAACTAAAAGCTGGACCATAGTCCCGCTAGGGTTCACTTATAACTAATTTTGAGCTCTATAGCTAAACAGCTGGGTCAGTCACGCTTGGGTTCACGTataactaattttgaactactgttcAAAAGGACTAGCAACATCAAGAGATCCACCAGATTTACCTGGCTCTGAAGTGAATGATAGGTgtgattgttactcttataatgcgtTCTCAGCTGAAAGTGCAAAGCTAGTTTAGTAGCATCGATATTAATAGCCTTACAACATTCAACTCACAGCCCGGAACCCAAACCATTAAGTTATGCTAGGTCACAAGATACTAATATGGGGGTGCAAATTAaagaagtattttatatatattgatgCCTACTCGTAGGTTATATCGGCCTAATGATCTAGTAATATTTATCGTAGTTTTGACTATTACTTGTAAACTTCAGATGCTAGGTTATTTGAATAGGTTTCAGGAAATATTTGCTTTACCTGTAAAATGTCGTTTtgtttattaacataataaaatatttcgaaattATTATCAGTTATTTCATGAGGCATTAAGACTGGATGGAAGATATTTTTATAGGCTAACGATatagtttgatataaaataactCGACAGATCATCAAGTCACAACAGTCACACCATGAAAGCGATAACCAAAAATCACAAGCGCGTACTAATTAACTACTGCTGCGTTGTAATGTAAAGCTGCATTATCGAGTGCAAGCAGACCTAGTATGATTTATTGCtactttagtttatttaatattgcaTTTCTGTAATTCATTCATATCATCTTTCTgacagaaagtttgtttgttttgaatttcgtacaaagctacacaaagctagccgtccctaatttagcagtgtaagactagagggaaggcagctagtcatcaacacccaccgctaactcttgagctattcttttaccaacgaatggtgggattgaccgctgaaagggcgaacatgtttggtgtgacggggatttgaacccgccaccctctgattacgagtcgagtgccttaaccacttggccatgccgggcctggcaaAGAGACAAACACTAATGTGTGAGCGTTTTCTAAATATAAGATTATGTGGTATGTTTATAAAAGATCCTGATATTCAAGAATCGAGTCGCAGGTTACGATGACCAGAAGCCCATctgaaataataatgtattctaaagaaggctggtattaaaactttaattaaaataaagtactgaacaacgtttcgaccttcttaggtcatctttattaacctgaagatgatataagaaggtggaaacgttgctctgtatcttattttaattaaagttttaattcccCTACCAGCCGTCTTTATAATGCATGTAGGAGGTTGCAAGAATGTGAGCTCGATTTCTTCCCTTTTATAGCAATCTTTTACATTATTGGCTGCCAATTCATCTACAACTTATAAAACACTACTGAAGATTTTAAACTTAAGCATGCACACATGCTTATTATATCGTTTTTAGTTTACCTTATAACAACCTGCCTGGTTCATGCTTCTTATGTTGTCAAATAGGTGGGGTTTGTCAAAACACATTTCACGACAATTCTCTTTATGCTTTACTTTCTCTGCTCGAATACAGACTTACAGTAACGTGTTGTGTGATCTAGTTATCATTCTTATTGTAAAATCCACAATGTCTTTAGAATAAAATAACTGCTAGGAAGTATTGGGTCACAATAACGCCTGTAGATGGTGTTGAGTCTTTTAACAGTCAAAACATCTGAACGCTCCCTGACAGTAATGCCATGTGAGAAGCAAGGGGAGCTTTAAAGTGATAAAAGaatatgtataataaacttacaaaatatactcttcaaaaaaaagaaacgcaaaagacaaaatatgggacacattgttaacaagtttattccgggtagttctgtatgacatgtgtgaaactttgcacattcactgctgaacatccaaagtctgcaaaggcgaagtccatgctcactaggtgaagtttaacctcactcaacgtcaataacgagtatgccccccgtgagcatcaataactgcttggcatctcctgcccatggaagcgatgagatgacgaatcacatcctgtggaatggctgtccattcagcctgcaaagctgctgcaagctgaggtagagtctgcggttgaggttgtcgccgtcgcagacgtgggtccaactcgtcccaaagatgttcgatggggtataaatctggtgatctggagagtcagagaagaacgttgatgttgtggtttctcaagaagacagtgatgagtcgggctgtgtgaggacgggcgttgtcatgttgaaaaacgtcgttgacgttcaccatgatgggttccacatggggcctaagaatttcGTAGACAgttgcgtatggtctgatcggaaatcctacgcagccctggtatggttgaggcagtagacgtcgcagtggtggtcctatcccgaaggtgacgtaaccggatgttgcgatcttgtgcgggcgtggtcacaagaggtctgccagatcgtggacggtcacgagttgatccatgttgttggtgacgattccatagccttgtgatggtgcttgggtggacattcacagctctggcaacatctgatcgagattcgcctgcttccaagcgaccaatggcgttgttgcgttgtgcttcagtcagtcttggcgtaactgtattgcgtgtcggtggcttaacactgagctatggaaacctagaacccgtcacttttatagggattttgcacatgttgcacttgcagaacatgcagatctctcaaacaaatttattggacacgcatgtgttttggtgaaaaatccgatgttttcctccgttttcaaagtgcacaacttttattgtcattttggtctgacaatcagtgccttaacacatgtaacatcacatactctgagcttgtaacgttattacatatatttctctttaaaataacaaaaatatcccttttgtgtttcttgttttgaagagtatattaaattaattggTGTTGAAGATATTGTTTGTGATTTGTTATGTTAGTATTTTGATAAACGGTAAAAACATAGGTTAATTgtatgtagttaagcacaaaactacccaatggactatctgtgctctgcccataacggatatcgaaaccctatttctagcgttgtgagtctacagacattccgctgtgccactgaggggcataAGTTAAATGATCGGTAGATAAGTGTCCTTACAAATGGTGAAAACATAGGTCAAGGGCTGTTAGGTAAGTTGAAAACTACATGTAATTCAACGTTTGGTGAATATTCATCACACCCCTAATTATCttcaataaaaactgtaactgAGGTGTTAAATATATTCCGTATTAATAATAACTATGGGTCTCTAATTGTCATAAGATTACTCAAATAtgagattttataaataaatcaattagTAAAAAGCAAAGCGCCGGAACAGTAAAATGAAAGTCACAGGTGGCTAAAGAAGTATTTTTAGAACAATTTagaacaaaaagaacaaattCTTAGCcattctgttattttgttttgatacaaTTGAGTTTGGAAATATAATTATTAGGACACATTTGTttcacagttatatttattacatCAAAGACGTACGGACAATTGCTCAGCTCTACAAAGCCCTGAAGAGATAAGTAcgtaaaaatacaaactttttacCTTGTCTACTCACTTGTACGATATTAATACACGGTATTTAATTAATAGATAAATAATCTTCCTGTATATAGTTTAGTtcaaatagtaatatttatacgTTCTTCTTCCTtccttaattattttaaaactgcatGGTACAAATAACTAACCAATACAGTTGTAGCAGGCATATTCCTAATAATACAATGATAAACTACAGTtttagtaatataacaataagtgATGGTATAAACTATATACTgatctatataattttattactcctATAGTAATCAGACTATGGTGGAGACTGAGTGATGTTCTATGATAGAAATTAAGGGCGGTATATGATAtcagttttctatttttacagTATTGAAGGATGAACATTGGCCgattgtatttttataaagaaattaaggtagttaatgattttagtttttatttttatgtatttagagaTAACATCATGCCTACAGTCACCCATACACTATAAGTGGCAATGGGATCTGGGACACTGTGGACCCCAGCACCCAAATCATAACTCTTAAGTGAATATGTAACTTGCTTTCTAGTTTTGCAACTGTTGTTTTACTTACATCTGCTATATGGAATATCACTAGTACTTTTGGGTGCTTTAGctgcaaacatttttattataaattaacacCATTTACACTTTTgtataaatgatataaatttacattttgttacaatTTGCTGATGATCAAATATTTGTTGGCACGTACATctacagtaaaaaatattgtattttaaaatagcatttcttttacatatatatacaaatatggaaatatttattttaatcttatatgGGTTTGAAcattgttacacacacacacacacatatatgtagaTGCGCATGTGTTGTTTCTTGACAATAATTTTAgtttacagtcacaaatcttaCTCTACTGGATAGAGGAAAGAACACTAataagaggcctggcatggccaagcgcgtaaggcgtgcgactcgtaatccgagggtcgcgggttcgggcccgcgtcgcgctaaacatgctcgccctcccagctgtgggggtgtataatgtgacggtcaatcccactattcgttggtaaaagagtagcccaagagttggcggtggttggtgatgactagctgccttccctctagtcttacactactaaattagggacggctagcactgatagccctcgagtagctttgtgcgaaattccaaaacaaacaaacaaacactaataagaGGAAGTCACATTATTAAATGATGATTTTCTTCACccgtttttcttaaataaaacagtccAGATACGTTGTCTACTACAAAAATAGCTCAATAtggatttttgtatttgtttttttataaaaatgtcacGATTGATacaaaattaaggaaaaaaatataaaagttgaacATTTGTCTCAGAAGGAACGCCATTTCTCCACTAATTCACTAAAACTATCAAAGGAACACTGAAACAACACAGTAATCTCAAACCAAATTTGAAGGTTTCAGTTAGTCATACCTTATTATGTATTTACTTCAACGCGGTTTATTTCGTTAAATCAGTCAAGCTAAGTGTGAATGTTGTTGAAAAGATCGTGCCAAATTAATTTTCAGCGATAAAAACCCTTATGTTCCAGTATGTgtacataattataaacaaagtGTATCTAACACAATAGAAGTCTTCGACTGAGTTCATAAACATATGCTAGTTTTACTCCTTAAAGAATCTAGCCTCTTAAACACTAGCATTTAGCGACCCAGTCAGGATTATACAGTGGTAAACGGCGGCAGAAGAAGATGTGAACAACAGCGGAAATAAGTATGCTTATATACGCACAGTTGAAGCAGTTGCGAAGATATTGAAGTTTACAATTACGCTATTTAACTATGTCAACAGAGTTTGATCaatagatagaaaaataaaacgacTTTAGTTAAAAAATAACGAACTATAACAGCTTGTTAAAGAACAAAAACTAGTGATAAGGGTAGCAAgataagaaagaaagaggtagagAAACAGAGAAGAGTAAGAAAACTGTTCTAAGTGagagttttgtattattaaaccTAACGTTACCCATGAGTAATAAAACTGTTCTAGGTGACAGTTTGTCATCATTAAACGTAACGTTACCGATGAGTAAGAAAACTGTTCTGAGTGACAGTTTGCCATTATTAAACGTAAGATTACCCATCAGTAAGAAAACTGTTCTAAGTGAGAATTTGTCATTACTGAACCTAACGTTAcccatgattaaaaaaaactgtttcgaGTGAGAGTTTGTCATTATTAAACCTAACATTACCCATAAGTAAGAAAACTGTTCTGTGTGagagttttattatttaaccTAATGTTAACCATGAATAAAAAACCTGTTCTGAGTGAGAGTTTGTCAGTATTAAACATAACGTTACCAATGAATAAGAAAACTGTTTTGGGTGAGTGTTTGTCATTATTAAAGGTAACCTTGCCCatgattaaaaatatgtttgtcctTATTAAACCTAATGTTATCCATAAGTAAGATAACTGTTCTGAGTGACAGTTTGTCATTATTAAACTTGAGGTTACCCATCAGTAAGAAAACTGTTCTAAGTGAGAATTTGTCATTACTGAACCTAACGCTACACATGAACAAGAAAACTGTTCTGAGTgagagtttttattattatacctaAAGTTACCCATGAGTAGGAAAACTGTTCTGAGTGAGAGTTTGTCATTATCGAATATAACGTTACCCATGAGTAAGTAAACTGTTCTATGTGAGAATTTGTCATTATTAAACCTAACGTTACCCATCAGCAAGAAAACTGTTCTGAGTgagagtttttattattatacctaAAGTTACCCATCAGCAAGAAAACTGTTCTGCGTgagagtttttattattatacctaATGTAACCCATGAGTAAGAAAATTTTCCTGAGTGagagtttttgttattaaacttaaAGTTACGCATAATTAAGAAAACTGATCTGAGTGAGTGTTTGTCATTATTAAAGATAACGTTACCCATCAGTAAAAAACTGTTTTGGGTGAGTGTTTGTCATTATTAAAGGTAACCTTGCCCATGATTAAGAAATCTGTTGCGAGTGAGAGTTTCTCACTATTAAACCTAACGTTACCCATAAGTATGAAAACTGTTCTGAGTgagagttttttattattaaacataacgtTACACATGATTAAGAAAACCGTTGTGAGTGAGAGTTTGTCATTAATAAACTTAACGTTACCTATGGTTAAAAAACTGTTTTGGGTGAGTGTTTGTCATTATTAAAGGTAACCTTGCCCATAATTAAGAATTCTGTTGCGAATGAGAGTTTGTCATTATTAAATCTAATGTTACCCATGAGTAAGAAAACTGTTCTTAGTGACAATTTGTCATTATTAAACTTAAGGTTATCCATCAGTAAGAAAACTGTTCCAAGTGAGAATTTGTCATTACTGAACCTAACGTTACCCATGAGTAGGAAAACTGTTTTCAGTGAGATTTTGTCATGATTAAACATAATATTAcccataaataataaaactgttctgAGTGAGAGTTTGTCATTATCAAGCATAGCGTCATCCATGAGTAAGAAAACTGTTCTGAGTgagagtttttattattatacctaATGTTACCAATGAGTAAGAAAACTGTTCTGAGTAAGAGTTTGTCATTATTAAACATAACGATACCCATGAGTAAGAAAACAGTTCAGGGTGATCgttttattattaaacctgaCGTTATCCATGGGTAAGAAACCTGTTCTGAGTGAGAGTTTGTCATTATTGAACCTAACGTTAACCATAAGTAAGAAAACTGTTCTAAGTGAGAACTTGTCAatgttgatcgtaacattatctaccagtaataaaactgttttgaatgAAAGTTTGTCAATATTAAACCTAACGTTACCCATGAGTAAGAAAACTGTTCTGAGTGAGAGTTTATCATTATTAAACATAATGTTGCCCATGTGCAAGAAATCTTATTTCAatacgtttttattattaaacctaaCGTTACCATAAGTAAGAAAACTGTTCTGAGTGAGAGTTTATCATTATTAAACATAATGTTGCCCATGTGcaagaaattttatttcaatacgtttttattattaaacctaaCGTTACCATGAGTAAGAAAACTGTTCTGAGTGagagtttttgttattaaacccATGAGCAAGAAAACTGTTCTAAGTGTGAGTTTTTCATTATTGAATATGACGTTACCCATGAGTAAGAAAACTGTTCTAAGTGAGAATTTGTCATTATTGAACTTAACGTTACCTATGAATGAGAAAACTATGCTGGGTGAGAGTTTGTCATTATTAAACAAAACGTTACATTATCAAACAATCTC of the Tachypleus tridentatus isolate NWPU-2018 chromosome 13, ASM421037v1, whole genome shotgun sequence genome contains:
- the LOC143238635 gene encoding uncharacterized protein LOC143238635, whose amino-acid sequence is MMVKIIRMLYFSINALLFMDVGLRLTVSYPLYDDYVFPEIPKESSSRDVYSLLKDYEDTLPAINYPEMYPLYDVSPRDLYLLLPHPAFHDSIQHLSASEWAALLREFNQEDYLDDYEYPYEYSFTWDQTLNPINNNIPENTDYEYKNNVKKPKSFTDLLRNYVSSSKNFKRPVKHELDIIHKKNYQNNIAQKALISSTEDNPETPTESYLPDTELITEVSDDTTMMSHVTAVKTQLQTFPGKGQKEYPMLRPASESRKTSNGWSTSLEEQLSQYKMNNDIQKQEKERSQENMNNDDFLTRQLDSLRSHDNLSV